TGCGTGCGAAGTTCTTCGGTGGCGAAAAGATTAACACCACCGAAAAACGCGCCGTGCTCCACACCGCGCTCCGCTACAAGGGCAAAGATCCGATTTGCGTCGACGGCAAGGACGTGATGCCCGAAGTCCGCGCCGTGCTCAAGCACATGGAAGACTTCACCCACCTCGTCCGCAGCGGCAAGTGGAAAGGCCACACCGGCAAGTCCATCAAGTACGTGGTGAACATCGGTATCGGCGGTTCCGACCTCGGTCCGGTGATGGTCACTGAAGCCCTGAAGCCGTATGCCGACAAGCCGATTGCCGGCGAATACTCCCCGGAAGTCTACTTCGTTTCTAACATCGACGGCACCCACATGGCCGAGACCCTCAAGAAGGTGAACATCGAAGAGACCCTCTTCATTGTCGCTTCCAAGACCTTCACGACTCTTGAGACCATGACCAACGCCGAAACCGCAAAGGCCGCTGTGCTCAAGGCTTTCAATGGCGACGAGAAGTCTATCGCCAAGCACTTCGTGGCGCTCTCCACCAACACCGAAGCCGTGTCTGCATTCGGTATTGACACCGCCAACATGTTCGAATTCTGGAACTGGGTCGGCGGCCGCTACTCCCTGTGGTCTGCCATCGGCCTCTCCATCGCGCTCCGTATCGGTTTCGAGAACTACATGAAGCTCCACCAGGGCGCCTACGAGATGGATCAGCACTTCAAGACCGCCCCGGCCGACAAGAACATGCCGGTGATCCTCGCCCTCATCGGCGTGTGGTACAACAACTTCTTCGGTGCATCCAGCTATGCCATGCTCCCGTACGACCAGTACCTGCACCGCCTGGCCGCCTACTTCCAGCAGGCCGACATGGAATCCAACGGCAAGACCGTCGATCGCAACTCTGCCCGTGTCGATTACCAGACTGGTCCGATCCTCTGGGGCGAACCGGGCACCAACGGCCAGCACGCCTTCTACCAGCTCATTCACCAGGGCACTAAGATGATTCCGTGCGACTTCATCGCCCCGGCGAACAGCCACAACAAGGTCGGCGACCATCACCAGAAGCTGCTCAGCAACTTCTTTGCACAGCCCGAAGCCTTGATGAACGGCAAGACCCTCGCCCAGGCTCAGGAAGAACTCCGCAAGGACGGCAAGAGCGAAGAAGAAATCGCATTCCTCGCTCCACACAAGGTGTTCGAAGGCAACAAGCCCACCAACTCCATCATGATGGACTACGTTTCTCCGGAAACGCTGGGCGCTCTCATCGCCATGTATGAACACAAAATCTTTGTGCAGGGCGTTATCTGGAACATCAACAGCTACGACCAGTGGGGTGTTGAACTCGGCAAGCAGCTCGCGAAGAAGATCCTTCCGGAACTTGCCAAGGCCGATGCCGAACTCAACCACGACAGCTCTACCAACGGGCTCATCAAATGGTTCAAGAAGCACCAGGCTTAAAATTTTTCTGGAGCGGAGCCACAGGCTAAGCGATAGAATCCATACTAGAATAAAAACCGCATCCGCAATGGTGCGGTTTTCTTTGTTTTTTATATCTTTTGCGTATGCGGTTTATAAAAGCTTTATCGTGCCTTTTGTTCTTTGCAAGCTTTGCCTTGGCCGACGCTATCCCCGCGAGCGCTCTTGCGACAGGCGGCGCCGTGACCCGCGACCAGCAGCTGCGCGAAATCCGCGACATCATGCGTGGTGGCCGTGGCGGCTATATCGACCTGGGTTTCAACTATCTGCCCTTCAGGACCCAGACTCCGCTGGAAAGCCCCTACGGCGAGCACGAGGGCTATGCCTTCAAGCACCATTTTGCTGGCTTTGGCAGTGGCGAAGTGACAAAGAACAATCACCTGGGTTTCTTGCTCTGGTTCGAACGTTCCGGTTGGGATGGCGAGGACTTTTTCTTCTGGCCCATGTACAATGACTTTTCCATTGCCCGTTCCGTGACCACCTGGGGCCTTACCTACACCCAGTCGGCCATGAATTTTACCATGGCGGGTGGTATGCAGCATCAGAACGTGGAATATGTGGGGGATGTTTATCCTCACGAGAACGATTCCCTGCTTTATTCTTGGGGACTTGTCCGTTGGGGCCGCACAAGCGTTCAGGCGAATTATCACAAGGCACACTGGCAGTCCGTAAGGATTTCCATGGACCTGGAATCCAGGGCCATTTATGGCGGTAGGGGGCGTGGCCCCCTGACTTACCTGCCCAATATCGACGTGACTATTTATAACGGTAAGGGCGACGACGATTCCGTCCGTGTTTTCTGGGAGCAGAACCTGTTTGCCCAGGTGCTCTACGGCGAGGTGTCCTTCGATTTCCCCCGCAAGGAATTCCATTCGGCGGCCCTGAAGTATTACCCGGATCCCTCCCGCATGGTGGCCATCGAGGCGACCTGCCTGCGCCGTAACGTGCGGCATGGCGCCAAGGACCTGCTCTGGGGCGGCGGTATCGAACTGCCCTTTGTGCGGTTCGCCTATAACTCCAGCTATGACTACGAGACATTCTTCCATGCCAAGGGAACGTTCCTGGTGGAATTCCAGTTCAACTTGGCTACCATTGACGGACTGTTGTTCGCCCGGGGCGGGACACGCTCTGCCCCCATGGAGACCCTGAACATCGAAAGGAAGAAAAATTTCGAGAGCAAGGACAGCAAGGGCCTCGACCTGATGGGTGGCGCAAAGAGCGAACCCAAGACAATAGAAGCCAAGGGTATCCGTTACGAAAAGTCCGGCAGCGAAGGAGGCAAGTGATGAAGTCTAAAACTTTGCGATTGTCGCTGATGGCCGAAGTCTTGGCCTGCTGCTTTGTTCTGTCCGGCTGTATCAGCCATTGGTTCGAGGATTCTACTACCCGCCTGCAGATTGAAAATAGGACCGGAGCAGACATAATCGAAATCGATATTGTCTCCGAAGATGAACGGACCGTCCGCCCCTGGATTCAGGATACCATCAAGGACAGTTCGGTGAGCCGTGTCTATGAAGAGGACTGGGTTGGGGATTTCAAGGGACGGATACTTTATACGAATTTCGTGTATCCGTGTTCATGTGGATTGACAAGGGCCGTTGTCTCTAAATCGGGTGAATCGGTCGCCTCCGATTCGTTCACGACTTGGCCTGAGCCCACTGAGAAGAACTGTACCTGCGCGGATTCCCGTGTCGAAAAGGGATGGTTCGACATAAGCCTTTCCGGTGGCAGCCTGTATCTTGTGTTCACGCGTAACCCCGACGGAACCCTCCATTTCGAATCGCGGTAGATTTCCCGCTGTCACCCCGGGCTTGCCTGCCCTGAGTGCAATCGAAGGGTCCCGGGGTCATCCTCGCTTCCTTTCTCGTCATCCTCGCGCAGGCGAGGATCCGCTTGCAGCCACCCCTGCCACCCTGGGCTTGCCTGCCCTGAGTGCAATCGAAGGGTCCCGGGGCCACACGAACCAACTCCTTCGTCATGGCGGCCGGAGCCTGCCATGAGCTTGTCGAATGGGTGAACATGACGAGAATATTTTTTAATTCCACATTTCATTTCCTAATCCCTAACCACCAACCACCAACCACTAACCACTAATCATTATCTTCTGCCCACTTCCTACATTTTTACTACATTAATCTATAGTGCAGATTACAAAGCTCAAAATATACGGTTTCAAGTCCTTTGCCCAAAGGACCGAAATCAATTTCCCCACCAAGGGCCTTACGGCGGTGGTGGGTCCTAACGGCTGCGGCAAGTCCAACATTACCGACGCCATCCGTTGGGTCTTGGGCGAGCAGCGCGCCGCCACGCTCCGTATGAGCAAGATGCAAGACGTGATTTTCAGCGGTACCGAAGAGCGTGCCGCCATGAGCCTTGCCGAAGTTTCCATTGTCATCGACAACAGCGATGGTGCCCTGAGTTCCGAATATTCCGAAATTATAGTCACCCGTCGTGTCCATAGGGACGGCACCGGCGAATACCTGATTAACAACCAGGAGTGCCGGTTGAGGGACGTCCACGCCCTGCTTTTTGACTCGGGCCTGGGTTCCAGCACCTATTCCCAGATGAACGCCGACATGATCAAGGCGGTGCTTTCCGACAAGGCCGACGACCGTCGCGTGCTTTTTGAAGAAGCCGCCGGCGTGAGCAAGTACCGCCAGCAGCGCAAGGAGGCCACCCGCCAGCTGGAACGTGTCCAGATGGACATGGCCCGCGTAGAGGACAACCTCCGCTCTGTGCGCCGTTCCGTGCGCCTTTACGAGACCCAGGCCGAAAAGGTCAAGGAGTTCAAGTGGCTGAGCGGCCGCCTCAGGAGCCTGGACCTTTCTGTAAGCCTGGACAAGTACGAAGATTTCAAGGAAAGCCTCACGACCCTGGATACCACCAGCCGCCGCATGAACCACGAGGTGGAATCGGCCAAGACCAAGGCCATGGAACTCCAGACCCGCATTGAAGAAAAGAAGCTTGCCATCAGCGAGGACGAGAACAACTACCGCGAGCTGGAACAGCAGGTGCAGCAGGCGACTCTAGCCCTGAACGACCTGAACAACCAGATTATACGCCTCCGGGATTCCGTTTCTTCGCTAGAAGCAGCGAACCAGAAGGCCGCCTCTGAAATTGAAATCAGCGAAGGCAAGACCCGGGAACTTCAAGAAGAACGCGTCCGTCTTGAAGAAGAAAACGAGGTCCTGAAAAGCGACAGCGGCATCGAGGAACTGAACGCCCGCTTGGAGCGGGAAAAGGAAATTTTGCAGGTCATGCGGGACAAGCTGGACGACCTGCGCGGCCAGTCCAGGGAACTGTCCAATGAACGCCTGACCGCCGCCAACCGCGTAGCCTCCCTCCAGGGGCGTTTTGAACGTCTGGACGCCGAATCCGACATGCTCCGGGGAAGCGTTTCCCGCTGGAACGACGAAGCGGGCGAGCTGCGGAACCGCAAGTCCGAAACGGAATCCGCCATCCGCGACATGGAAGCGGGCATGGAAGCTACCGCCCGTGAACTGGAAATTTTGAACGAACGCAAGGCTTCCCTGGAATCCACGCTGGATGGCAAGAATGCCGACCTGGCCAATGCCCAGCAGGAACTGCAGGCTTTGCAGAACGAGTGTGCCGCCCTGGAATCCCGGATTGAGGTGCTGCAGAGCGTCAACGACGAAGGAACGGATGCCGGCAAGTGGATTCGCGAAAACAAGGCGGGTCTTGTCCGCGGGTTCCTTTCGGAACATATCAGCGCCGCTCCGGAATACGCCTCCCAGGTAGAGGCAGCCCTGGGCGATTGTCTGGACAGTGCCGTGGTGGAAAGCCGCGACGGCCTCCGTGAAATTGTAGAAGGGCTCCGTAGCGAGAACGCCGGCAAGGCGGTGCTCGCCCTGATGGATTCCCTGGAACTTGCACCTGTGCCGGAACTGAACCACCCCGGAATCAGGGGTGCCTTGAGCAGCTTTGTCACTTGCGACGACACCACACGGACTTTTGTACAGAATCTTCTGAGCCGCTATTTCTTGGTGGATTCTCTAGATACGGCCCTGGACCTGGCCCGTGAACACAGAAATTCTGATTTCTGCTTCGTGGCGGACAAGGTTATCGTAAAGACCAACGGTCTGGTGAGCCAGGGAGCAAATACCGCCGGGGCCCTCAGCCGCAAGAACGAGATTGCCCAGGCCACGGAGCGTCTGGCTGCTGTACAGGGACAGGTCGCCCAGAAGCAGGCCGCTCTGGAATCTCTCCAGGCAGAAATTGATGAAACCAGGCAGATGCTGACTTCTGCCTCCGACGAGATTCTCGAAAAGAACAATGCGCTCCGGGCAGGGGAGGCTGGCATTTCGATCCAGAAGAACACCCTGGAATCGGTGGCCTCCCGACTTGAAAAACTGGAAGCGGACATTGCCGAAAGCGAAGGCCGTATAGCCACCGCCGAATCCCAGAAGTCTAGCGATGCGGACCTGAACGAGGCCAAGGCCGCCATGGAAAGCGCCGAGGCGGAATATGCCCGGGTGAATGACGAACTTGTAGAACAGGAAACCCTGTTCCGCGAAAAGGACGAAGAAGTCCGCGACTTGGAAAGGACATCCCAGGACAAGGCCGCGAAGCTCTCCCAGAATACGGACCGCCTGAGAAACATCGCCGACCAGGTCCAGTTCCTCGGGGATTCCATCGAGTCCCGCAAGCGGGATATGGAGACCAACAAGATTTCTATGGAAAAGGCCGCCCGGGATATCGATGACCTGGGAGCCTCCGTCCAGGAGAAGGATTCCGCCCTTCGCGAGTTGGAAGGTCGGCGCGACGCCGCCCGTGAACGCTACGAAGTGGTCAGCGGCGACCTGGACAGCTGGCGGAGCGAGCTGGACACCATCCGCGACGACATGATCGACAAGATGAAGGAGCTGAACGAGGTGGGCCGCAAGCAAGAAGCCCTGCAGTCCAACCTGGATCGCCTCCAGGAACGCCTCCAGAATGAATGGTCCTTCGACCTGCAGGCTCCCGAAGAATTTGAGCGTGTGGAATACAGCCAGCCCGAGGCGGACAAGGAAATTCGCGAACTCCGCGGGAAAATCAAGGAATTGGGCCCCATCAACGTGAACGTGATGGAGGACTACGAAGACGAAAAGAAGCGTTTGGAAGAAGTGGAAATCCAGTTCAACGATCTGGACCGTGCCCGCGCCTCGCTGGATCGCACCATCACCAAGCTGGACGATATCGCCCGCAACCGCTACCTGGAAACCTTCGAACGGATCCAGAAGAACTTCCAGTTCGTGTTCAGCAAGCTGTTCCTGAACGGCGAAACCAAGATGAGCCTGGTGGAAAAGCTGGACGAAAACGGCAAGCCCGGCGATATCCTGGATGCGGACATCGAAATCAACGTTCGACCCACCGGCAAGAAGATGCGCGGCATCAAGGCCCTTTCCGGCGGTGAACACGCCCTGACCGCAACGGCCCTGCTCTTTGCCATCTACATGGAAAAGCCCTCGCCTTACTGCGTGCTGGACGAAGTGGACGGCCCGCTTGACGATGCCAACGTGGGCCGCTTCATGGCGCTGCTCCGTGAATTCAGCAAGCAGACCCTGTTCATCGTGGTGACCCATAACAAGCGCACCATGGCCGAAGCCGACATGCTCTACGGTGTGACCCAGGAAATCAAGGGCATTTCCCGCATCGCCAGCGTGCAACTGGCCGACGCCACCAAGTTCGCGATATGATAGCTATGAGGTCGTGCATGGGGCACTTTGAGGTATGAGGTCGGGCTTTGCCCTTTGAGGCAATATGTTTTTAATTAAAAAAACTCAAAGCGAGCAATGCGAGCGAACTCAAATCTCAAAGCGAAGCGACCTCACTGCTATAAAAGGCTTCGTCTTTGCGGCCCTTTCCGCCATCTGCTACGGCACGAACCCCCTTGGGGCCCTGCATCTATACGCCCAGGGGTATTCTCCGGAAACGGTCCTCTTTTACCGATTCTTTACGGCGGCGCTGCTCCTTTTGGTAGTGATTCTTGCGAAAGGTTCCCACTTCAAGATTTCATTCCGCGAATTTGGAGCGCTTGTCGCGTTTGGATTCCTCTTTGCGGTGAGTTCCCTGACCTATTACGCCTCCTTCAAGTTCATGGACGCGGGACTGGCTTCTACGCTCTTGTTCCTTTACCCGCTGGAAGTTTCTGTGCTGATGGCCGTTTTCTTCAAGGAAAAAATCAAGGTCTGGACCATTGTTTCCATCGCCGTTTCCATGGCGGGAATTGCCCTATTGTACCGCGGTGGAGATGGAGCGCCCCTAAGCACGGTAGGGCTTGTGCTAGTGTTTATCTCTTCTATATCCTATGCCATCTACATGGTGATGGCGAACCGCATCAAGCTGCAGATGGGCTCCGTGAAGATGACCTTTTACGCCATCAGTTTCTGCATGTTTTTTTTGCTGCTCTATTCGGTGACGTTTGCCTCTGGGCTTCCGCCGGTGTTCATGCAGGCCAGTTCCTGGGGCTGGGGCTTTATGCTGGGTGCCGTACCCACGGTTCTTTCGCTGATATTCATGGTGAAGGCGGTAAAGATTATAGGTTCTACGCCTACGGCAATCCTCGGGGCTCTCGAACCCGTGACCGCCGTATCCATCGGTGTACTTGTCTTTGGAGAAATCCTCACAGTCCGCCTTGGAATCGGAATTGCCCTGATTCTTGGGTCCGTAGTGCTCATTGCCGCAAAGCGGAAATGATTTTTTTTAATTTGGAATTATGCAGTGCAAATGTTCAAAATGCGGTAAGGATTTCAACGACAAGGTGGGTATGTCCCCTCTACAAAGCAACCTTGCCATCCGCGTGAGGAACAGGGTGGGGAATATTTGCCCCGATTGCCGCCAGGATACCTGCAAGACCAAGCGGGGTAGGTGGAAAATGTGGTTCTACGACCTGAAAGTCGGGACCATCTGCCTGCTGTTGCTTTTGCCGGTTTTCCTGATCTTTGCGGGACTTGTGGTTTTCATGGCACTCTACGTGCTGTAAGTCTTTTTGACAAGGCATAGATAAATTGTCCATGCCGTTTGGATTCCAAATTCTCTTATACTTTCAAAAAAAAATTAATTTTTCGTACAAACTGTAGTATTTACAATAGGGATTTTGGGATGATTGGTTTTCCTACTAGAATTTTAGCAGTTTTGTGCCTCTTGGCGGTTTATGTTTCCGCTGGCGTAGACCAGTGCAAGCCTATTGGCTGGGCGACACGTTCGGGGCGGACTTCTATGGCATTCGAAGTGACCGGCGGTGGTAACGCAACCCCCATTACAGTTACGACTTTTTCTGACTTGCAAAAGTACGCCAAGGATTCCTCTCCGCGGGTCATCTACGTTGACGGTACACTGGGTAGCGGCTGGAGTGGCACGACCGGCGACCGCCTGAACATTACCGCATCAAACAAGACGATTATCGGACTTAGGCCGGGAACGCTCCTGAAGGCTCCTATCCACATCACGAGCAAGGCTTCCAATATCATCATCCGCAATATTGTCATTAGGGGGCCGGGCAGCAATGCTGACCAGGCTTGGGATAACCTCACCATCGAAGGAGAATCAAAAAACATCTGGATAGACCACTGCGAATTCTGGGACGGCCAGGATGGCAACGCCGATGTGGTAAAGGGTTCGGACAATGTGACATTTACTTGGTGTATTTTCGGCTACGAAAAAAAGAGCACCCACAATCTTTCAAACCTTATCGGCAGTTCCGATGACGAGACCATAAGCGAAGGCAAGCTGAATGTAACTTACATGTTCAACTGGTGGAAAGCCGCAAATCAGCGTAAGCCCCGCTGCCGTTACGGAAACGTGCACGTGGTGAACAACCTCCTCACCGGCGATGCAAGCGTCACAAGCGGTACGGACGTGCTTGGGGTCTCGGCGGGCCACATGTGTACGGTCCGCACTGAAAGGAATGTGTTCATCAACGAAGCGAATCCGATTTACACAGGCAATGCAAACGGCACGGGCGTAAACGAAACCATCGACAACATTTTCACGAACTGCTCGGGCAACACGAAGGGTACGGGCACCTCGTTTACGCCGCCTTACGACTACACGGACTTCATGCTGTTGGCAAGCGAGGTGGAAGCCGTTGTGAAATCGAATGCGGGTGCGACACTTGCAAGTCCAACCGCCTGCGGCGAATCGACCCCTGCATCCAGTTCTTCCGTGACCCCGGCGAGCTCCAGCAGCGTAGAGCGTATAGCCGAGAAGGCCTACCAGGCCGAAAAAGGAAATATCAGTGGAGGTGTTGTAGAAAGCAGCAACGTGGGATTTTGGGGCGATGGCTATGTGAATTTTGATAAAGGCGGCGATTTTGAGTTCCCAATGACGGTAAATGTGGCTGGGGAATATAGGTTTGAAATTGATTTTGCCAATGGATCTTCTGAAGATCGGAGTTTAGTCATTTCTGTCGGTGCTAGCGATACAACTGTTGTGTTTGAAAAGACGGGAGCCTGGACCATTTGGTCCACCAAGGAAATTACTCTAAAGTTGTCTGCGGGCGAAAACTCCATCAGGTTTGCAACGGTCGACGGTAACGATGGCCCGAACATTGATCAGTTCGACGCTTTTCTTGTCAAAAAAACGGAGGTTAAACCGGAGGAGAAGCCGGAAGAAAAACTGGAGGAAAAAACTGAGGAAAAGTCGGCAGAGAAACCGGATGCCTTTTTACCTCCTGAAAATCAAAATTATGTAACAAGAAACGGTTTATGTCGGGTGACCTTGTTCAATACGAAGGGTGTCAAAATGCGCTATCTGGAAGTTGAAAATGAAAAGATTGGTGATACTGCATGGATAACACGCGGCCTTCCGTCTGGGATCTATATGTTGCGCATAAGAATTGCGGATAGGACTTTACAGCGCTTTATTACGGTCAAGTGATATATTTCTCTCATTAGAGTCAAAATTCTAACAAAAAAAGACCCGGCACAAACCGAGTCTTTTTTTAGTAGCGGGGGCAGGACTTGAACGCTGCGACCTTTGGGTTATGAGCCCAACGAGCTACCAACTGCTCCACCCCGCGTCGAGGTATGCCCATATATAGTAAAATTCTATGTCCTTGTCAAGTTGAATTGGCGAAAACAGCAAGAAAAGGGCATTTTTTAATAAAAAAACAAGGTTTCGTTGACGGCCCTTCGCTGGAATGTTTATCTTTGGGCTAATGGAAAGGACGATACAACAGTCGCGGATACTGTTTCTCGATACTGGCCCGCTGGTGCGGCTTTTGCAGATGCACCCGGATTTTTATCCGACGGTGTCGGACATTTTGGACATGGTGTACGAAAAGAACATCCAGGTCCTGGTCTCGCCGGTTACCTTGTTTGAGTTAAGCAACAAGGCGTTTGCCAGTGGGGAAGGCGTGCTTGCCCGCCAGTATCGCGAGTTCTTTGAAAATTCTGCAAATGTTAAAGTTTGCCCGGTCAATGCGGAAATTTCTGTAAAGGCGGCGGAACTCTATGCCGCCTCCCAAAAGACTAACCACAAGATTACCGAAGGGGAGTCCCTGCGTCTTGCGACGGCATTCGTGAACGGCGCTGACTGCATCTTGACCGAATGCGCGAACTTCCGCACCCTTACCGACGCCCTTGTCGTGACTTTGGACGAACTTTAGCATTTTCCTAATCACCAACCACCAACCACTAACCACTATTTTTCTATCTTTTCCCCGTAAAATTTCGGAGAAATCATGCCAAACTATTGTCCTGTTATCGGTCTTGAAATCCATTGCCAGCTCGCGACGAAGACGAAGATGTTCTGCGGCTGCGAAATCGAAGTGAATACGACCCCGAACAAGCACGTGTGCCCTGTTTGCCTCGGTATGCCGGGTGCCATGCCCGTGCCGAACAAGAAGGCTGTCGAGTACGCCATTCGCCTGGGCCTTGCGCTCAACTGTGAAATCGACTTGAACGCGATGTGGACCCGCAAGAACTACTTCTACCCGGACCTGCCGAAGGGCTACCAGATTACCCAGACGGGCGGACTTCCGGTGTACGACCACCCGATTTGCAAGAACGGCTGGCTCGAAATCGTCAAGGAAGACGGCACCAAGAAGCGCGTGGGCATTACCCGTATCCACATGGAAGAAGACGCCGGTAAGCTCATCCACGACATGAGCCCCACCGATTCCCACTTTGACGCGAACCGCTGTGGCACTCCGCTTTGCGAAATCGTGACCGAACCGGATATCCGTAGCCCCGAAGAAGCCGTGCTCGTTCTCAAGAAGATCAAGCAAACTCTTGAATACACCCGCGTTTCCAATGCCAACATGGAAAACGGCAACATGCGCTGCGACGGCAACATTTCTCTGCGCAAGAGCGAAGACGCTCCGTTCGGTATCCGCGCCGAAATCAAGAACCTGAACAGCTTTACGAACCTCGAGAAGGCTCTCTATTGCGAAATGAACCTGCAGGCCTCGACCCTCGATGCCGGCAAGGAAGTGGAACAGTGCACCAAGCGCTACGACCCCAATGCGGACAAGACCATCGTCATCCGCTCTAAGGAAGACGCCCACGACTACAAGTACTTCCCGGAACCGGACATGGTCCGCCTCGTGACTGACCCGGCCTTTGTGGAAGAAATCCGCCGCACGCTTCCGGAACTGCCGGATGCCCGCCGCAAGCGCTTCATGGACGACTTCGGTGTTTCCGAATACGACGCCATGGTGCTGACCGAAGACCGCGACGTGAGCGAATGGTATGACACCGCCGCGAAGAACTGCAAGAACGGCAAGGTCTTGGCCAACTGGGTGATTACCGAACTCCTCGCCAAGGTGAAGGAACTGGAAGGCGGCCTCAGCGCCCTCAAGATCAAGCCCGAAGACCTGTGCAAGCTCGTGAACCTCATTGCCGATAACACCATCAACGGAAAGATTGCAAAGACGGTCTTTGCCGAGATGTTCGAAACCGGCAAGGATCCCGAAGCCATCGTGAAGGAAAAGGGCTTGGTGCAGGTGACCGACACCGGAGCCATCGAAGAAGTGGTCCGCGCGGTGTGTGCCGAAAACGCCGCCCAGTTCGCCGAATTCAAGGCAGGCAAGGTGGCACTCAAGGGCTTCCTTGTGGGCATGACCATGCGTAAGTCCGGCGGCAAGGCCAACCCGGGCCTCGTGAACCAGATCCTCGACAAGCTCGCGAAGGAGTAGCTTTAGAGATTAGGATCTAGGGGCTAGAGGCTAGTGTGAATAACGACGTTAAAAAGGAACGTCATTGCGAGCCCCGTAGGGGCGCGGCAATCCAGGGCAGTTTGTTGCTCGCGGTGTTGCTTGCCCTATTCCTTGCACTCCCGGCCGCTGCAGCTGATATGCCCAACAAGTGCGATAGCCTGCGGGTGAACACACTGAACATGACCCAAGAAGAAATCGAGCAGATTTGCGGCATCGATTCTACAAAACTGGCCGAAGGTCCGACTCTCCAAGAACTCAATGAAGAGAATCCGACCTACGTCAAGCGCGACTACAACCATAGGCAACAGGTCATTGTCGGGAGCGTTATCATGCTCTGCGTCGCCGTCGCCATGGTGCTCATGAACAATTACAACCCGAAACGATAAAATTTCCCAACCACCAACCACTATTTACTAATCACTATGTCCTACACAGACGAAGCAAAACAAAATTTCAAGGCCCTCTCCAATAACCCTTACCCTGGCCGTGGCATTATCCTCGGCGAAAGCGCCGACGGCAAGTCCTACGTGCAGGTCTACTGGATTATGGGCCGCAGCGTCAATAGCCGTAACCGTGTGTTCGAAATTGAACGGTCGACCGGCTTCATGAAGACCAAGGCCTTCGACGAATCGAAGCTCACGGACCCGCACCTGATTATCTACTACCCGGCACGTCACACCGCCGACGTCCAGATTATCACCAACGGCGACCAGACCGACACGATTTACGACGCCATCAAGCTGGGCGGCACCTTCGAAAGCGCCCTCCGCACGCGCCAGTACGAAGACGACGCCCCGAACTTCACGCCGCGTATTTCCGGCATCCACTACAAGAACGCAAGCCCCGCTGTGTACAAGCTCTCCATCCTCAAGAGCCGTAACAATAGCGAAGAAGCCGGTTGCGAACGCATGACGTTTGAATACGAGAAGGCTTTGCCCGGTCTCGGCCACTTCATCAGCACCTACGAAACCGACGGAAGCCCGATTCCTAGCTTCAACGGTTTCCCGAAACTGATGCCGATTTTTGCCAACGCCGAAGACACGCTCAAGAAGTACTGGGCCGCTCTCGACAAGGATAACAAGGTGTCGCTCATGGTCAAGTGGATTGACAAGAAGACCTTCAAAACCAAGACCCTGATTGTCAATAAGAACAAATAGCAAGGCGAGTGCTGCAGCCATGCTCGCATGGCTATAGCCGAGCCGCAGCATTGTGGCTCACGAAGTGAGCCAACAAATAGTAGGGCGAAAGTCGCGGCAAAATGCTCGCGATTGTAGACTTATTTCTCCACCACGTTCCCGAGGATGTGGTGG
Above is a genomic segment from Fibrobacter sp. containing:
- a CDS encoding pectate lyase, producing the protein MIGFPTRILAVLCLLAVYVSAGVDQCKPIGWATRSGRTSMAFEVTGGGNATPITVTTFSDLQKYAKDSSPRVIYVDGTLGSGWSGTTGDRLNITASNKTIIGLRPGTLLKAPIHITSKASNIIIRNIVIRGPGSNADQAWDNLTIEGESKNIWIDHCEFWDGQDGNADVVKGSDNVTFTWCIFGYEKKSTHNLSNLIGSSDDETISEGKLNVTYMFNWWKAANQRKPRCRYGNVHVVNNLLTGDASVTSGTDVLGVSAGHMCTVRTERNVFINEANPIYTGNANGTGVNETIDNIFTNCSGNTKGTGTSFTPPYDYTDFMLLASEVEAVVKSNAGATLASPTACGESTPASSSSVTPASSSSVERIAEKAYQAEKGNISGGVVESSNVGFWGDGYVNFDKGGDFEFPMTVNVAGEYRFEIDFANGSSEDRSLVISVGASDTTVVFEKTGAWTIWSTKEITLKLSAGENSIRFATVDGNDGPNIDQFDAFLVKKTEVKPEEKPEEKLEEKTEEKSAEKPDAFLPPENQNYVTRNGLCRVTLFNTKGVKMRYLEVENEKIGDTAWITRGLPSGIYMLRIRIADRTLQRFITVK
- a CDS encoding PIN domain-containing protein, yielding MERTIQQSRILFLDTGPLVRLLQMHPDFYPTVSDILDMVYEKNIQVLVSPVTLFELSNKAFASGEGVLARQYREFFENSANVKVCPVNAEISVKAAELYAASQKTNHKITEGESLRLATAFVNGADCILTECANFRTLTDALVVTLDEL
- the gatB gene encoding Asp-tRNA(Asn)/Glu-tRNA(Gln) amidotransferase subunit GatB, whose protein sequence is MPNYCPVIGLEIHCQLATKTKMFCGCEIEVNTTPNKHVCPVCLGMPGAMPVPNKKAVEYAIRLGLALNCEIDLNAMWTRKNYFYPDLPKGYQITQTGGLPVYDHPICKNGWLEIVKEDGTKKRVGITRIHMEEDAGKLIHDMSPTDSHFDANRCGTPLCEIVTEPDIRSPEEAVLVLKKIKQTLEYTRVSNANMENGNMRCDGNISLRKSEDAPFGIRAEIKNLNSFTNLEKALYCEMNLQASTLDAGKEVEQCTKRYDPNADKTIVIRSKEDAHDYKYFPEPDMVRLVTDPAFVEEIRRTLPELPDARRKRFMDDFGVSEYDAMVLTEDRDVSEWYDTAAKNCKNGKVLANWVITELLAKVKELEGGLSALKIKPEDLCKLVNLIADNTINGKIAKTVFAEMFETGKDPEAIVKEKGLVQVTDTGAIEEVVRAVCAENAAQFAEFKAGKVALKGFLVGMTMRKSGGKANPGLVNQILDKLAKE
- a CDS encoding IMP cyclohydrolase, translated to MSYTDEAKQNFKALSNNPYPGRGIILGESADGKSYVQVYWIMGRSVNSRNRVFEIERSTGFMKTKAFDESKLTDPHLIIYYPARHTADVQIITNGDQTDTIYDAIKLGGTFESALRTRQYEDDAPNFTPRISGIHYKNASPAVYKLSILKSRNNSEEAGCERMTFEYEKALPGLGHFISTYETDGSPIPSFNGFPKLMPIFANAEDTLKKYWAALDKDNKVSLMVKWIDKKTFKTKTLIVNKNK